The following coding sequences lie in one Apium graveolens cultivar Ventura chromosome 3, ASM990537v1, whole genome shotgun sequence genomic window:
- the LOC141715199 gene encoding uncharacterized protein LOC141715199, translating to MLALDCQRQAGGIALLWGNNNEASLCTYTNSHIDMIITVQGWSKFRLTGIYGKPDRARRGSTWNLIRDLSTQSNMPWCIIGNMNNVLGQAHKRGGRLYPSWLVQGFQEVLDDCGLIDMELNGYPFTCERGKGTEKWVEIRLDRAIVSKAWLEIFQDAKLTNLEVSTSDHTPILLEPITLHITPRKRRLKFENAWLREPICKQIVEDTWNKHQVEPLQNKLNHCLEVLTDWGQDITGNFRRRISDCKKVIRSTKG from the coding sequence ATGCTAGCACTAGATTGTCAAAGGCAGGCAGGAGGCATAGCACTTCTGTGGGGGAATAATAATGAAGCTTCTTTGTGTACGTACACTAATAGCCATATTGATATGATAATTACAGTGCAGGGGTGGAGTAAGTTCAGATTAACTGGTATATACGGAAAGCCAGACCGAGCAAGGAGGGGGAGTACGTGGAATCTCATTCGTGACTTGAGTACGCAATCTAACATGCCATGGTGCATAATCGGAAATATGAACAATGTGCTTGGTCAAGCACATAAACGAGGAGGTAGATTATATCCATCTTGGTTGGTACAAGGCTTTCAAGAAGTGCTCGATGATTGTGGCTTAATTGATATGGAGTTGAATGGGTACCCGTTTACGTGTGAAAGAGGTAAAGGCACAGAGAAGTGGGTAGAAATTCGTCTGGACAGAGCCATAGTGTCTaaagcatggttagaaatttttCAAGATGCTAAGCTTACTAATCTGGAAGTCTCCACTTCAGACCATACTCCCATTCTGTTGGAGCCAATCACGCTTCATATAACTCCTAGAAAAAGACGGTTGAAGTTTGAAAATGCTTGGTTAAGGGAGCCAATATGTAAGCAAATTGTTGAGGATACGTGGAATAAACACCAAGTTGAGCCTTTACAGAATAAACTAAATCACTGTCTGGAGGTGTTGACTGATTGGGGACAAGACATTACTGGGAACTTTCGAAGGCGTATCTCAGATTGTAAAAAGGTAATTCGGAGTACAAAAGGTTGA
- the LOC141711137 gene encoding putative FCP1 homology domain-containing protein C1271.03c: MASTQTNLKLKNVSVSDESSDNEEDKTEASLDISLDKLSLGPKKKLLVIALGGLLVHRQHDREKFTKIPSNIRPDVFHGHFRVYKRPFCDEFLKFCFERFEVGLWSVAKEHNIQALLNTLLGAYRNRLLFVWDQEDCTDTGFKCLENKYKPIFLKELDKVWEKHGQYSSSNTLLIDDEPYRALLNPPNTAIFTKKYIVSDVKDNFLGPKGELQAFLDGLVEAANVPSYVKDNPFGQPAITASHSDWAYYSKIVRQFCKGVPSQKQGSSS, from the exons ATGGCATCCACACAGACAAATTTGAAACTGAAAAATGTTTCCGTTTCAGATGAAAGCAGTGACAATGAGGAGGACAAGACAGAAGCTAGTCTAGACATTTCCTTGGACAAATTAAGCCTTGGTCCCAAGAAGAAACTTCTTGTGATTGCTCTAGGAGGGCTGTTAGTTCACAGGCAGCATGATCGTGAAAAATTCACCAAAATTCCATCAAATATTCGTCCTGATGTTTTTCATGGACACTTTCGTG TGTATAAAAGGCCATTTTGTGATGAATTCTTAAAGTTTTGCTTTGAAAGATTTGAAGTCGGACTCTGGTCTGTTGCGAAAGA ACATAACATACAAGCTTTATTGAACACCCTATTGGGAGCTTACAGAAACAGGTTACTCTTTGTTTGG GATCAAGAGGATTGTACTGATACCGGGTTCAAGTGCCTGGAAAATAAGTACAAGCCCATCTTTTTGAAGGAACTTGATAAGGTTTGGGAAAAGCATGGACAGTATTCCTCCTCCAACACTCTGTTAATTGATGATGAACCTTACAGAGCACTGCTGAATCCT CCTAACACAGCAATCTTTACCAAAAAGTACATTGTTAGTGATGTGAAGGACAATTTTTTGG GTCCTAAGGGAGAGCTGCAGGCATTCTTAGATGGCCTTGTTGAAGCTGCAAATGTTCCTTCTTACGTCAAAGATAATCCTTTTGGACAACCTGCAATAACAGCCTCGCATTCTGATTGGGCGTACTACTCTAAGATCGTCCGTCAGTTCTGCAAGGGAGTGCCATCACAGAAGCAAGGGTCGAGCTCTTAG